TTTCTTTCTTGTTAGAATTCTTACCATATTGTGGCAAAAGAAACTGCTAGCGGAACAGCATAATCAATTTTGGGCCATGCTCTTGCTCATTTGTTAATCTTACATTATTTTTTCTGGCTCCACCAGATCAAACGATCTTATAAAGGAGATTCGTGCCCAATCAAGGGATTTCTTGAGTTGTGAATTTATTTTTGAAAGTCATATAGTTTGAATTTTAATGCTCACAATTTAGCTAACTTTTCTTCTTCTTTAGCTGGTGGTCGCCACTTGTTGATGGGTTTACCCCACGACCTGTTTGTTATCCCTGTAAACCGTGCTTCTACCAATCAATAAGTGTGGTTTATCCCTAAAGAAAAAACATATATCAAACGATCAATCATATATGCAAAGTTAGCGCTTACTAACTATCTTTATATGTTCTACTCCAAATTCTGTCTCACCGTTTGTAAGGCTAACTATGTAATTTTCTTTTGCGGGACCACAGCAGCATGGACCTCAATCAGCTGCAAACACTACAAAGTCGTCGAAGCACACACCATGGTAATTATTATGTCACATGGACTACTCAGATTTTAGATGATTGTAAACAACTTATTTAAATCCGCTTCTAATTGATTTATGTTTTGATTTTAGGTTCGTATTAAGTCACCCCAATTATGTACGTAATATATTTTTTGGGACAATCGGGACGGCTATAGGAGTCCTTGCAATACTCTATGGTGTGGCCCGTACACACGGGGGGCCGATTTTTAGAGAACAACTATTGGGCTTGCCGCCTAAACCAAGCAAGGAAGATGATTAGCCTTCGGATGACGGCTATTGGAGCTCACAACCAAGAATGCCTGAATATGACCTGGTGTTGTTATGGTGCTCGTTGGCCTGAACATGAGCATTAGTCTGTTGTGACTCTGGCTGAACAAATTTACCGTGTTTGAATATTTACCGAGGACCGTTATTTTGTTATGGTGCTCATTGGCCTATTTACTTGTTCATCAGTCTGTTTTGACGAATTTACTATGACGTGTTGTTATGATGATGCTTAGTACTTTGAGCTCCTGTCGATATCCTTTCAGATTATTCAATTTGCCAGAATTTTGGTATTGAGCATCGGTCTAGTATGACTTTTGATGTACCATGCGCAATCATATCTTCTTGGTCGCATGGCACTAGTAATCGTTCGGTAGTAGCTCCGCGCGAAGTGGAATCCGTTCTACAAGCTCTACGTCTCGCCACATTTTCTACAAATTACTAGATGACCAATTGCACCAAATGGCGCAGAGGCCCATTTAAAACCATGCGTGTtgaaaatatgcatttttcagtAACTTTATGTTTGAGCAAGTGCAGATACCATGTCAAACCCAAGTGTTTTGCAAATATTTGAATTCATTAGAAGTGGGTTTTAGTAACCACTTAGGATACTAATTCAAACCCTTTAAGGTGAAAATGAAGGATAGTTTATCTTTGAAAATATATACTTGAGCATGCATATTTTGTTATCTTATTGGGTAACATAGAACCAAATGGCGCAAGGTAGGTATATGATAGACAACTTTACTTTCCACGAAGATGCGACGTGACATCTTCCTTGACTTGATTGTGTTCAAGCACATttagagatcaaacacataatTTATTAAGATATGGCTATCCAAACATGCAAGCTCCTGTTGCGCTAAATGGCAAAAAAGCCCAATTCAAACCAAGAATTAAATGCAAGTATTTTGCTTAACTTAAGAATGCACTTGGGTGATCTTAGTACAATGGCCTTGTTATTTGAATTGATATGTTTTTTTAGATAACTTTGCAAATGAATAGTTAGCATCGTAGAGGATATATTTTTATCCTATAATATATTGCAATTGTACCAAAGCGTTTTCTTATATTGCTGTGTTGTTGGATGTTCTATCATGCATTAAAGAAAGGAAATATTTGTTCAAAATATATACCAGagcttccaaaagtagcttatcCGGCACATGAATGTTTGCTGGGCTGGCTCAATCAGAGGAGAAAATAGCTGAGAAGAATGTGTGTCACACGTCCTTCTCCAGCACCACAATGCCCAGATTTAAACCAAGAGCTATTTGCAAAAAAATAAATTAGGGAAAATAATTTTTTGCAAATTGAGGCCTTTATTTTGTACCAACGTTACAATTCGAACAAAAGAAATAGAAATATATATGGAAAATGGAAATATATATATGGTTAATGTGGATGCAACAAAAGAGTTCTTTTCTAAGAACAAAAGACTTGGCATGGAGAAAGCAACGTTCAGGAACACAATACAAAGGCATGCACCACGCCCAGTTTATCTGAATCCATAACAGTGCAGTAAAGGTACGTTGTACGTCCGGTAACAAAACTAAAGCCACTCAATGTTCTTCCACCTTTTTTTATTCTCAACACCGGATCATTAACATTAGTCCAGTTGTTTCCTCATAAACTCAGTATAAGATACTCCCTTCATTCCACAATGTAATGCACCCACGCTTTCCGAGATCTAAGTTGACGTATGTGACAACATAGTTATAAATTTCGCCGGGGTAACACAATTACATGAAAGGGTGCACACAGTACCCAAAGCTATCACTACAACTGAGCATGAAGGACTGTCGGACGGGCACATTTCTTCAGTATGTATAGAGTCTGTCTACCCTACAATAGTTAAGCTGAAAAAAGGAAAATTACAAGATGATCAGACCAGAACAAGTGTTCCACTACTATAGAATTATGTAGCTTCCACACAGCGAACGATGAACATCAGTGCAAGCTTTGCCAGCTGCAATTAACTTCAAAAACCAGAGCAGTAGGTAATGCCAGCGCTTACTCCACTGCAGATTTTTCAGAGATCTAGCAAAAGGAAAACCTTCTATTTTTAGATTAAGGTGAAGATGACTCCTGCAGTTCCGACTGACTGTTCTGTACTATTCGAGACGTCAGCTTAGATATCTCAAAAATTGTAATGGTGATGAAGCAATCAGCAGAACCGAGATGCAGCAACGGACAAGATCATACAACTTGTAAAATACAACAAAAAACTGGTCAGAACACAATCACGGCATGCAACGATGCAGATACAAGCAAGAAACACTAAGGCATCATTTCTATAAGGTATCATATCCTCACAATTACTGTAACTTGCAACAAACTTGTAGAGTAGTTCTTTTAACAAGAACAAGTTGTGAACGCGAATCATAGGTCTATCCTCACATTTGCACATCTTGTTTTGCATTTGTTATTCTGCATCGACCACCAAGGTAACATAAAAAAGGTACGCAGACCAGGATAAACTAAAGCATGTACTcactccgttcctaaatatttgtctttctagatatttcaacaagtgactgcatacggagcaaaatgagtgaatctacactctaaaatatgtctatatacatccgtatgtggtgtTCCATttaaaatctctagaaagacaaatatttaggaattgAGGGAGTACTTGGAAAGGAAAATCAAATAAACAGAAATTGGCTAGTATACTTGTGGATAGGTTAGACAGAAAGTCAGCAAGAACGCCCAACTCTGGCCGAGAACACCCGCCCCTACGCGCAGTTCAGATCTGGGCAGCCACCGGATTCACACTGTACCACATAACCAAATGGCAAGCAGCAGCGGGCAAGATCGTACAACCTGCGAATTTTAGAAAATAACCGGTCAAAAGACAACACCACGGGATGAACGATGCAAATGCAAGCAAGAAACAATCGCGGCTCATAGCGGTTCAGAGAAGCAAAAGAACAGCCTATTTACCAAAGCTAGGAAGGAGGACTGGAGGAGCACGCGATCCAAACATCAGGACGAACTAGGAAAACAACCTAAACCGTAGAACAAACGTTAGCACAGATGCATTTCACCGAACATCACGCGCGCATTTCATCAAACATCTTATAGGCAAGTAGAAGGGGCGCCCACTAACCTGAACGCGAAGGACAGAAAGACCCACGGCTCGACGCAGGCGACAACGGCAAGTCGAACCAAGCTGCACACGATCGAAAGAAGCCCAACTACGTGAAATCAGTAGAGCGAAGCAAGAAGAGAGGTGTTGGAAAGAACACAAGAAGAACAGCAGCACGAACCTCAACCAGCGGCGTCCATAGAGCAAAGGAGGCCACCGCAACAGACCGCAGCAGAGGACAGTCGAAGGAAGCTAGGCGAGGCACGAGGAGAGGTTGCAGCGGGgcggagacgaggaagaagggcactCAGCAGCCTGGGCATGGCAGACGCACGCGACGCGGCAGCGGCCCCACGGAGTGACACACGCACGTCATCGCGCCCCGGCCGCGCGTCGGGCACAGCAGCCCGAGCAGAGAAACCACCCACTAGAATAGAACAGAGGGCGCAGAGATGGGAGACGGTTAACGCGAACACAGGTAAAGAGATGATCCCCAATGACGAGTGGGGTCAAGGGAAGCGGGACCAGGTGGCAGTGCCCGAGCGCGCCGGTAAACAGAATAAGGGATGTACAATGGTGGCATATGGATATATATGCCTCATGACAAAAGTAATttgaagtactccctccgtttctaaatacttgtctttctagacattttaacaaatgactacatacgaagcaaaatgagtgaatctacactctaaaatatgtctacatacatccgtatgtagtagtcatttgaaatgtctagaaaaacatatatttaggaacggagggagtatatgtgttgattttttctccccaatGCAAGCTACTACTAGTAGACCTGATCAAAGAATAGAAAGTGACTCTCACTACACATGCATCCCTCCTTTTCATTTCAACTTTTTCAACTTTATGCACTGGACCACACTTTTTGTCTCTAAGCACCCGCCTCCTGGAGAGGATCCCGCTTCCCCATCCGAACCTACTTTTTCTGTTATCCGATCCTACATGGCATGTGAGGCATCACCCTGGGGCTATGCATTGGCCATGCCCTAACACACGACCTGAAGGAAAAGCAACTGCCTATGTCCCACGACGCGACGCGGCATGGCTAGGCAAAttttcgtgttttgaccctttttCGCATATCAATTCAGGATCTGATCCCGGTTGGAAAGAATTTCGGGATTTGATTCTTTTGCTACCGTCAGGGGTTCTAACGGTAGGGTTAGACAGGCTACCGCCAGGGTCTCTGCCGGTAGGGTGCGACGGAGGGCGACGGCGGCCGTTTGCCCGAGCTGACGTGGATAAGTACCCTACCGCCAAGGGCCTGGTGGTAGCTTGTCTGACCCTACCGTCAGAACCCTTGACGGTAGGCTATGGCAGGGGTTTTTGCCTTTGAAGTTTTTGTAACGAAAAATTACAGTGCCCTGGCGGTAGGTTCAACCTACCGCCAGGGGGTTGGCGGTAGGCTGTGTGACCCTACTGCCAGGGTCCTTAGTGGTAGGGTCCTGTGTTTTATGGTTTCAAGTTTAATTGCTTGCTTCTTTTCAAAAACAATATCACAGCAATGATATAGTGTCTAGAAAACAGATTTCAAACAATTAAACTTGGGCATCACATATACATTAATAAAACTTGAAGTACATAGACATGACAAACGAAGTTCAACTAATTAGCAAACGGAGTTCCACATAGTTTCACAAATAGCTAACACATAGTTCCACGTAGTCTCACAACCACTAAACAACTACAAGAGCCAAGTATTCAAGAGCAGAATTACTTGCTCCTGCTCCTCTTGGAGGTACGGTCCTCGTTCCTCTTTGAACGAGTCTCTTCAGTCTTCTTCTTGGACAGTCGAGTAACCGGTCTCTGTAAAGGGTCCGGACTCAGCAAATCCTTCTTCTTTGGATTCCTTTTCGGCAGATGATATGGTTCAGATGATTGAGTTGGTGGAGGTCCATAATATTCATCGTACTCCTCCCCATTGCTCTCACCCTCCTCTTCCTCATgatactcctcctcctcctccttctcaaCCAACCTAGACGACGGGGGAACATGGCTCGATGAGCCGATGTGACCCTGTGTGGCTGCAGGATGATAAGCTTCAACCGACCCAGCTCCAGCACACCCAAGCAGGCCTACCAGCTTGCGACAACGTTTCACGAACTTCTGCACTCACAATGAAACAAGGGCATAATAAGTATCAGATTGTTGATTGCAAGTGAACAAGATGCATCTGTTCCGAGGAGGCTGAAATTGTATCTTCATCGTCCCCCTCACTTTGTTCTCAGATTGTGCGCTCCCGGGGGCATCACCTAGTGCATTTCAGGCTTCAAAGATGCATCTGTTCAACTCACCGGACTGTAACGGCATAAGTCAGTCATGATGACgaataaaataatttaaatacaACCGTCGGTTCAAACTTACCACTCTGTTGATGAGGGGTGCAAACTCCCTAAATCCACTATGCATGTCTCTAATGCCGGTCTGGTAGGCCTCTTCCTCGGGGTCATCCCTCTCCAGCTCCACGATGTCTTTCGCCGTCCACCGAGGCCTGAGACGAAGACGGTGCTTCTGGCCGTCATCGTACCACCTCATGTGTCGGCCCAGGTAAGCATCCCAGTCAGTCACTTTCCTCTCCCCATATTTACGGAACCTCCGCCGGTTCCACTCCGTCACATGAGTTTTATGCTCCTCTCCCAGTCTATGATCGACTAATTCTTCTGCCGGCTCATCCTGCAAGGCATAGACCACAAGAAACATCATAATAAAGTCAAACGCAATGAAATCATGGGCACGAAGAACAAGCGCGCTCACATGTGGAGTGCATGCCCGCCGGTATCAGTCGGCGGGCCCGGTGGGATATGCTGATACATCCCAAACTGCGTGGCCACGCGGTGTGGCAAGTGCCACTCGACGGCGTACACACATATCATGGGCACGATGCACCGCCAAAGACCACTGTCTGCATCGCACATCACGTTCAGATCAAAGTCCCACTCTCAATCATGATACGGCCACCAGTTTACCTATTACATATACATTGGTAAGTTCCCACTCTCAGTCAAAAGTGGAATCAAAGAGAAAGGTGGTGAGCGAGTTCATATACCTGCGTATGCGTCAAAGCGTCCAACTCGTTGGTGTAGGTCTTGTACGAAGTCTTGTTTAGGCCCGTGTAGAGTTTGACAACATCCCACTCATATGGTGGGGTGTCGAGTCTCGTCGCCGTCTTCGCTATAGGCACCCCATGAGCGTCTTGGCATCTTCTCTGGACGCCCCACCGGCAGCCGCTCCCACATCCAAATGGAGAGGGCCCAGACAAAGCCACCCATATTGGACTTGTCTCCCGTCCTCTGGGTTGCGTCGTCAAGCTGCAAAACATCAAATGAGGATCAGATATAACAAAATGTCATGGACATACTTTCGTAGGTAGGCAATGAGATAATCTCTTACCGAACGATATaggtgtcacaccctagctagttcaagcattagagtgtgcatcatgtttattttcctctt
The DNA window shown above is from Triticum urartu cultivar G1812 unplaced genomic scaffold, Tu2.1 TuUngrouped_contig_1344, whole genome shotgun sequence and carries:
- the LOC125526670 gene encoding uncharacterized protein LOC125526670, with protein sequence MAASLMFAARKICSRALGRPPQLYFRAAVKEEQSLLLPRIGHGRSFPRRFSSSESSLSKKQHGPQSAANTTKSSKHTPWFVLSHPNYVRNIFFGTIGTAIGVLAILYGVARTHGGPIFREQLLGLPPKPSKEDD